The following proteins are encoded in a genomic region of Zea mays cultivar B73 chromosome 9, Zm-B73-REFERENCE-NAM-5.0, whole genome shotgun sequence:
- the LOC100240689 gene encoding Autophagy-related protein 3 — MQVKQKVYEFYKGTVERVTAPRTVSAFLEKGVLSVPEFILAGDNLVAKCPTWSWEAGDPSKRKPYLPANKQFLVTRNVPCLRRAISVEEEYDAAGAEVVLDEDGEGWLATHGVQASKTEEEEDIPSMDTLDIGRSDGIKSIPSYFSGGKDEEEEDIPDMDTYEDTGDNLAAAEPSYFIAEEPEDDNILHTRTYDVSITYDKYYQTPRVWLTGYDESRMPLMPELVFEDISQDHARKTVTIEDHPHLLAGKHASVHPCKHAAVMKKIIDVPMSGGVEPEVDKYLFIFLKFIATVIPTIEYDYTMDVDLGSTS, encoded by the exons ATGCAGGTGAAGCAGAAGGTCTACGAGTTCTACAAAGGCACGGTGGAGCGGGTCACGGCCCCGCGCACCGTCTCCGCGTTCCTCGAGAAGGGCGTCCTCTCCGTCCCCGAGTTCATTCTCGCCGGCGACAACCTCGTCGCCAAGTGCCCCACCTGGTCCTG GGAAGCGGGCGATCCAAGCAAGAGGAAGCCGTATCTCCCCGCCAATAAGCAGTTCCTCGTCACCCGTAATG TGCCCTGTTTAAGACGTGCCATCTCGGTTGAGGAAGAGTATGATGCAGCAGGAGCAGAGGTGGTTCTCGATGAGGATGGCGAAGGCTGGCTTGCAACACATGGAGTGCAAG CATCAAAGACAGAAGAGGAGGAAGACATTCCCTCTATGGACACCTTGGACATAGGGAGATCTGATGGAATAAAGTCTATCCCCTCTTACTTTAGCGGTGGCAAGGATGAAGAGGAGGAAGATATACCTGACATGGATACTTATGAAGACACAGGGGATAATTTG GCTGCTGCTGAACCATCATACTTTATCGCAGAAGAACCAGAAGATGACAACATTCTTCATACCAGAACATATGATGTTAGCATAAC GTATGACAAGTACTACCAAACTCCACGTGTCTGGCTAACTGGATATGACGAG TCAAGAATGCCATTAATGCCTGAACTTGTGTTTGAAGACATCAGCCAAGACCACGCACGAAAAACG GTGACTATTGAGGACCATCCTCACTTATTGGCTGGGAAGCATGCATCAGTGCACCCATGCAAACATGCAGCTGTGATGAAAAAGATCATCGACGTTCCAATGTCGGGGGGAGTGGAACCAGAAGTTGACAA GTACCTTTTCATATTTTTGAAATTCATAGCGACAGTCATACCGACTATTGAGTACGATTATACAATGGACGTCGACCTTGGCAGTACAAGCTGA